The genomic interval AGCACACGGCATCGGCACCCACTCTGGTGTGGGTGGGAaaggcacccatgggtgcccatGGCGGGGCAACATAAAACCACGCCTCCCCCTTGGTCTAGCCCCAGCCAAGGGAAGGACGGGGCTTTGCCCGttggctgcctgcagctccctgcccgCCCACCAGTGGTATTTAAGCCACCCGTGGGTACAGGGCAGCAGCGTGGGCTGGGGTGCACACAATGGAGGAGCTGGggtggctgctggtgctgggggctgctgtgCTACTGGGTGGGCACATGCCCTGGCCGAGCtcggggagagggggggaaggatGCTGTGCCCCCATCGTGGGGTGATGCCATGGTACCCCTTAGGCTGGGCACTGCAGTGGTCCTGGGCTGCTGTGGAGGTCCTCGCCCTGCGAGGGGGCTGCATGCCCAGAGCAGTGCAGGGGCAGTGGGTACGCTCTGCATGTGGCATAGGGGGGGTGCATAGGATTGCCCCTCACACCCTGGGGTGTGCGTTGGGGCTTTGGGGTGCCCCTGAGCTGGTTGCACCCCAGGGAGAGCAGGGATGAGTGTGAGGGCTCTGGGTCAGCCAGAGGGCTGGCGGAGGAGCGGGGACCCCTGGCTTGGGGACCCCTGgtctctgccctgcctgggcAGGTGGAagccctcccagccctgccaccagcACAGGCTCCCCTGggtctctccccctctcctgggGGACAGTGAGCCAGGGACCAGCACCGCTGCCAGCCCCCGCTGTGGAGAGTTGGGTAATTAGCAGCGTAAAGGGGTttgagttttggttttgtttttcttctaggaGCAGAGTGCAAGGCTTCTCTGGAGACACCCACATTTGGGGACGTCTACCATGTCACAGGTACTGCTTGGGGATGGGGCACCCTGCTGGGACGGTGTCACCGCCGTGCTGCCCAAGGGGGTCCCGCACCTCCAGCCACCAGCTCCCACCCGACGTGCCGGAGCCGAGGAGGCTCCAATTCCCCCGTGCaacctgggtgctggggtgcatCGCTGCCGTGGGGTGCTGCCGGTGGTGGCCACAGGTGGGAGAAGGGGGGTGATGCTGTGGGGTCCCGGGGTCCTCCCTGCCTAACCCGTGctcccctcccagctgcaggctcggggcagggggatagggggtgtccctggggcttgTCCCACTGCGGCCCCCCGAGCCCAGCTCCTCTGTGCCCCCAGGAGTCATCAGCCTGCCCTACGCGGAGATCAGGGAGCCCTTTGAAGCCTGGTACAACCTCACCGGGGGGAAGAGCCGCATCGAATACTACGGCGGTGGGTGCAGAAAGGGGTCCATCCCCTCGACCCTTCACTATCCCCCACCTTCTGCAACTTTGGGTGCCCCAGGAAAGCCCTGGAAGCAAGCCATCACCATGCCAGGACCTGAGGGCTTGGCTTGACCTTAgtgctgtccctgtccccaggccaAGTGGTCACCTACCAGTTCGGGTCCATTGAGCCCTTCGGCGCCAGCTTCAAGGTGACACCCGAGACCACCGAGACGGAGGTCAACGTCCGCAAGTGCTTCCGCATCAACGGCACCGACGGGGACCTCATCGCCCCGCAGAGCGTCTTCCCCAGCCTGGAAAACTTCAAGGTGAGCCCTGTGCATGGTTGTCCAGGATGAaggatggggcaggggaggggacaAGGGACTTCCATGGGTAGAGGGTGTCTGATGGCTACCTCCCTACAAGGGCAGAGCAGCCTTCCCTGGCTGGGAATGGGTAAATACAAGGTGGTTTGCGGCCATGGGTGATGGAGGGGTTGCATCCAGCGTGGCATGATGCAGGATGAGGTGCCATCACTGTGGGGTGCCCACCACCACAGTGGCGGTGCTGGCGTGGCATCCCGGTCCCCAACACGTGCGCTGTGCCCAGCGGGTGCGGGAGGAACGCTTCCGCGGGCAGCGCTGCGCCGTCTGGCAGAACGTCTCCTACTGGGGTCACAAGAAGAACGTCTACACGCTGCGAgtgggcagctctgcccgcGGCCCCGTGCCCCTGCACTACGAGGTGCACGGCTtcaacagcctcctgggctcCCACTACGACAAGTACGAGATCGACTACTCCTCCTTCAGCCACCGCTTCCCCCCCAGCGTCTTCCACCTCCCTGAGGGTGAGTGTCCCcggccaccccacagcccagcctgcAGCCGGTGCTGCCACCGAAATGCAGCACTCCTTCCAcctttttaatttggttttggggttattttttgcAAGAGCCTGATAATTTGGGTGAATCAGTTTGGCTGGGAAAAAAGCAGGGGAGAAATCGAATTAATGTTGATAGCTGGGGTGAGGCGGGTGCTTTCCCAGTGCTGGCTCCTCtgtgcagggtgctgggtgggaTAGTGAGTGCTCGGGAGCCAGCTCTGGTGTGGGTGCAGATCCCCCCTGCATGCACATGTCTATACGGGATGGACAGCCCCAATGGTTTTGGGGGTGATCATGCCGTGCATCCCAGCTGGGGGGCCAGGAGAGCCCGTCCCCACTCAGGAGGCATCAGCTGCTGCCCGTTCCTCGTGGCAGGGGTGCAGTGTGAGCAGTGGCCCATGGCCGGCCCCGAGCACCGCATCGTAGCCAACCCCATGCAGGAGTTTGTGGGGAGAGTGCCAGAGACGGACCACGTCCACCACCGCCTCTTCCACCGCTACAAGGAGTGGTTTGGGAAGAGCTATAGCAACGAGGAGGAGCATGAACATCGCAAACACACCTTCATCCATAACATGCGGTATGGGATGCCAGGGGGAtggatgggctgggggggctcagggATGGAGTAGCCAGCGCGGGTCTCCTCGCTCCCCTCTCGCAGCATCGCTGCTCTGCCGCAGGTTCGTGCACTCGAGGAACCGCGCCGCGCTCTCCTACACGCTGGCGCTGAACCACCTGGCCGACCGCACGCCCCAGGAGCTGGCCGCCCTGCGGGGCCGTCGTCGGAGCGG from Haliaeetus albicilla chromosome 16, bHalAlb1.1, whole genome shotgun sequence carries:
- the LOC138689447 gene encoding digestive cysteine proteinase 1-like translates to MEELGWLLVLGAAVLLGAECKASLETPTFGDVYHVTGVISLPYAEIREPFEAWYNLTGGKSRIEYYGGQVVTYQFGSIEPFGASFKVTPETTETEVNVRKCFRINGTDGDLIAPQSVFPSLENFKRVREERFRGQRCAVWQNVSYWGHKKNVYTLRVGSSARGPVPLHYEVHGFNSLLGSHYDKYEIDYSSFSHRFPPSVFHLPEGVQCEQWPMAGPEHRIVANPMQEFVGRVPETDHVHHRLFHRYKEWFGKSYSNEEEHEHRKHTFIHNMRFVHSRNRAALSYTLALNHLADRTPQELAALRGRRRSGAPNNGQPFSTELYAGLILPESLDWRLYGAVTPVKDQAVCGSCWSFATTGAMEGALFLKTGVLTPLSQQVLIDCSWGFGNYACDGGEEWRAYEWIKKHGGIASTESYGPYLGQNGYCHCNQSELVGQLAGYASVEPGSTAALKAALVKHGPVAVNIDASHKSFAFYANGVYEEPHCGNETSALDHAVLAVGYGVLHGKSYWLIKNSWSTYWGNDGYILMAMKDNNCGVATAASFPILA